In one window of Calypte anna isolate BGI_N300 chromosome 1, bCalAnn1_v1.p, whole genome shotgun sequence DNA:
- the MID1IP1 gene encoding mid1-interacting protein 1: MMQICDSYSQKYSLFNAMNRFIGAVNNMDQTVLVPSLLRDVPLLLEELDAAGAVCPQREAALSPGDPGAYLSRRDMYSHYVLLKSIRNDIEWGVLQPPAGEEATRKKDKLGGGPAEEGEGEEDLEQQFHYHLSGLHSVLSKLTRKANVLTNRYKQEIGFSSSWGQ; the protein is encoded by the coding sequence ATGATGCAGATCTGCGACTCGTACAGCCAGAAGTACTCCCTCTTCAACGCCATGAACCGCTTCATCGGCGCTGTCAACAACATGGACCAGACGGTGTTGGTGCCCAGCCTGCTGCGGGACGTGCcgctgctgctggaggagctggacgCTGCCGGTGCCGTCTGCCCGCAGCGGGAGGCCGCCTTGTCGCCCGGCGACCCCGGCGCCTACCTCTCCCGCAGGGACATGTACAGCCACTACGTGCTGCTCAAGTCCATCCGCAACGACATCGAGTGGGGGGTACTGCAGCCGCCGGCGGGCGAGGAGGCGACCCGCAAGAAGGACAAGCTGGGCGGTGGGCCCGCCGAGGAGGGCGAGGGGGAGGAGGACCTGGAGCAGCAGTTCCACTATCACCTCAGCGGACTCCACTCGGTGCTCTCCAAGCTCACCCGCAAGGCCAATGTCCTCACTAACAGATACAAGCAGGAGATcggcttcagcagcagctgggggcaGTGA